Proteins from a genomic interval of Schistosoma mansoni strain Puerto Rico chromosome 2, complete genome:
- a CDS encoding putative 60s ribosomal protein L7a: MLLVHRAQLRAEGKPDEPSSRKPTVRAGIREVTTAITQKKARLVVIAHDVDPIEIVIFLPALCRKMGVPYCIVKSKAKLGLLVHRKTCTCLAFTNIREEDKSRLSKIVEMVKNNYNDRFEEIRKHWGGGVMGSKSLAKQAKIEKAKKKELQIKLG, translated from the exons ATGCTTCTCGTTCATCGAGCACAGTTGCGTGCTGAAGGCAAACCTGATGAACCATCATCACGTAAACCCACTGTCCGCGCTGGTATTCGCGAAGTAACTACCGCCATCACTCAGAAGAAGGCTCGCCTCGTTGTAATAGCGCATGACGTTGATCCTATTGAGATTGTAATTTTCCTCCCTGCATTGTGCAGAAAAATGGGTGTACCCTATTGTATAGTTAAAAGTAAGGCCAAACTTGGACTTCTGGTTCACCGAAAAACATGTACATGTTTGGCTTTCACTAATATCAGAGA AGAGGACAAATCGCGGTTATCGAAAATAGTTGAAATGGTGAAGAACAACTACAATGATCGTTTCGAAGAG ATTCGCAAACATTGGGGCGGTGGAGTTATGGGTTCTAAATCCCTCGCCAAACAGGCTAAAATTGAAAAAGCAAAGAAGAAAGAGCTTCAAATTAAACTTGGATAA